From the genome of Methylomonas sp. UP202, one region includes:
- a CDS encoding VPLPA-CTERM sorting domain-containing protein, whose translation MGAATSTFDLVPLSLYSASGNGSSMDVTVTGKIFTDGTTGLLQAGNITGWNIQMTKIAKDIFTPSTSIQAVSGLTNTGTALTINHDPNDPTCCGTASFLKGPFPHFSTAISLADFNTGNDQASYSARVGEIPSGISTITTTDPAYPVATVDTAGGNQYTITPIDFGSGVTAFGSITTASNRSAQITDWNITVQLTENTVWNQANSVISGNFNNVSVSADGKSLLVGTGADINDPNGSGFFGVDKGRIEILGLADFFVFAGSEGNAFYMPNFNSIGYNQGPLTNPTANQYVLASAAPVPLPAGVWLFSTGLGLILANRRKNA comes from the coding sequence GTGGGCGCCGCCACATCCACTTTTGATTTAGTGCCATTATCGCTGTATAGCGCATCAGGCAATGGTTCCAGCATGGATGTAACCGTCACCGGCAAGATCTTTACCGACGGTACGACGGGATTGTTGCAAGCCGGCAATATCACCGGCTGGAACATCCAGATGACCAAAATTGCCAAAGACATTTTTACGCCATCCACCAGTATTCAGGCGGTAAGCGGTCTGACCAATACCGGGACCGCGTTGACGATCAACCATGATCCGAATGATCCAACCTGTTGCGGGACAGCCTCCTTTCTGAAAGGACCGTTTCCGCATTTCAGTACCGCTATCTCCCTGGCGGATTTCAATACCGGCAACGACCAAGCGAGCTACAGCGCACGCGTAGGAGAAATTCCTTCTGGCATTTCGACGATCACCACTACTGACCCCGCCTATCCGGTGGCAACCGTAGATACAGCAGGTGGCAACCAATACACGATCACGCCGATTGACTTCGGCAGCGGCGTTACGGCGTTTGGCAGTATCACAACGGCCAGCAACCGATCGGCGCAAATTACCGACTGGAACATCACCGTGCAACTGACCGAAAACACTGTTTGGAATCAGGCCAACAGTGTGATTTCGGGCAATTTCAATAATGTCAGTGTCAGTGCCGATGGTAAATCCCTGTTGGTCGGCACCGGCGCCGATATCAACGATCCTAATGGGTCCGGTTTCTTTGGGGTGGATAAAGGCCGCATCGAAATTCTGGGTTTGGCCGACTTCTTTGTATTTGCCGGCAGCGAAGGCAACGCGTTTTACATGCCCAATTTTAACTCCATCGGCTATAACCAAGGCCCGTTGACCAATCCTACTGCCAATCAATACGTGCTGGCCTCGGCTGCGCCCGTACCACTCCCAGCGGGTGTGTGGCTTTTCAGCACTGGTTTAGGCCTGATATTGGCGAATCGGCGAAAAAACGCATAA
- a CDS encoding efflux transporter outer membrane subunit translates to MLTNKTHVLLVTALAMAVLQACGIPDMTKKTADTQLPEQFKPGVNDRTSAASVKWQEFFDDPQLRSLIDTAVANNKEINIMAQRISIAENEIQARKGEYMPFVKLGASAGGDKTAQYTRNGAVEDNLTIAKGQPFPAFLGDYQFGLFSTWEIDIWKKLRNATQVAVYDYMASGEGRNFLVTNLVAEVAHAYYELIALDNQLENLRQNIAIQQNGLQVVRQLQTFARTTTLAVKRYEAEVAKNQARQYEIEQQITVVENRINTLLGRTPQPIARASSGFMDIKPKALSVGLPSELLQNRPDIRKAELELKAADLNIDVARANFYPSFGIKAGIGFQAFALKYLINTPESLAAMVAGELVAPLVNKNAITAEYKNANAKQVQAAYEYEQSIITAYAEVANQISNIDNLDKNYQLKRQQVDSLVKSIEVANQLFISARADYLEVLLTQRDALEAKKELIETKQKQISAMVELYKALGGGWQS, encoded by the coding sequence ATGCTGACGAATAAAACCCATGTTTTGCTAGTAACGGCTTTGGCGATGGCTGTGTTGCAAGCCTGCGGCATTCCGGACATGACCAAGAAAACCGCGGATACGCAGTTGCCCGAGCAATTCAAACCCGGCGTAAACGACCGGACCAGTGCCGCGAGCGTGAAATGGCAAGAGTTCTTCGACGATCCGCAGCTGCGCAGCTTGATCGATACCGCCGTCGCCAATAACAAGGAAATCAACATCATGGCGCAACGGATCAGCATCGCCGAGAACGAAATCCAAGCGCGCAAAGGGGAATATATGCCCTTCGTCAAACTCGGCGCGTCGGCGGGCGGCGACAAGACCGCGCAATACACCCGCAACGGTGCGGTCGAGGACAATCTGACTATCGCCAAGGGCCAACCGTTTCCGGCCTTTCTCGGCGATTACCAATTCGGCCTGTTCTCGACTTGGGAAATCGACATCTGGAAAAAGCTCCGGAACGCGACCCAAGTGGCAGTCTACGATTACATGGCATCCGGCGAAGGCCGAAATTTCTTGGTAACCAACTTGGTCGCCGAGGTGGCGCATGCCTATTACGAATTGATAGCCTTGGACAACCAGCTGGAAAACTTACGGCAAAACATCGCGATTCAGCAAAACGGCTTGCAAGTGGTCAGACAATTGCAAACCTTCGCCAGAACCACGACACTGGCCGTCAAGCGTTACGAAGCCGAAGTCGCAAAAAACCAGGCCCGCCAATACGAGATCGAGCAGCAGATTACCGTGGTCGAGAATCGGATCAATACGCTGCTGGGAAGAACGCCGCAACCGATAGCCCGCGCGTCGAGCGGCTTTATGGATATCAAACCCAAAGCCTTGAGTGTCGGCCTGCCATCCGAGTTATTGCAAAACCGGCCCGACATTCGCAAGGCCGAGTTGGAATTAAAAGCCGCCGACTTGAACATCGACGTCGCCAGGGCCAATTTCTATCCGTCCTTCGGCATCAAGGCCGGCATCGGCTTTCAGGCGTTTGCGTTGAAATACCTAATCAATACGCCGGAATCCTTGGCGGCGATGGTGGCCGGCGAACTGGTCGCCCCGCTGGTCAACAAAAACGCGATCACCGCCGAATACAAAAACGCCAACGCCAAGCAAGTGCAGGCGGCCTACGAATACGAACAAAGCATCATTACTGCTTACGCCGAAGTCGCCAATCAAATATCCAATATCGACAACCTGGACAAAAACTACCAGTTAAAACGCCAGCAAGTGGACTCGTTGGTCAAATCGATTGAAGTCGCCAACCAGTTATTTATCTCGGCAAGAGCGGATTATTTGGAGGTTTTATTGACCCAGCGCGACGCGCTGGAAGCCAAGAAAGAACTGATCGAAACCAAGCAAAAACAAATCAGCGCGATGGTGGAACTCTACAAAGCGCTGGGTGGCGGCTGGCAAAGTTGA
- a CDS encoding efflux RND transporter periplasmic adaptor subunit → MIIKTRAYLSLIIILLSGCQTTETETHEAPPKLEATTPLWEDTEVTKEYVCQIHAFRHIEVRALERGYLQNIFVDEGQLVHQGQPMFKIMPNIYQAELLKSQAEANTMNIEYLNTKGLADQKIVSPNELALAKAKLDKANAEVKLAETHLGFTSINAPFEGIMDHLNVRTGSLVEEGALLTTLSDISKLWVYFNVPESEYLDFKSQKADEAITKVKLRMANGRVYNTDGTIETIEADFDNTAGNIEFRATFANPDKLLRHGETGTILMKKPYKHALLIPQKATFEILDKTYVYVVKDDGKLEQRLVKIGAELPYLFIIKEGLKDGDKILLEGLRKVHAGDKVDIDLMPPEKVRSELKLYTE, encoded by the coding sequence ATGATTATTAAAACACGTGCTTATCTTAGCTTAATTATAATTCTATTATCCGGCTGCCAAACAACCGAAACGGAAACTCACGAAGCGCCTCCCAAACTGGAAGCCACCACACCCTTATGGGAAGACACCGAGGTAACCAAGGAATATGTCTGCCAGATTCACGCGTTTCGGCATATTGAAGTGCGTGCGCTGGAACGGGGGTATTTGCAGAATATTTTCGTCGACGAAGGCCAGTTAGTCCATCAAGGTCAGCCGATGTTCAAAATCATGCCTAACATCTATCAAGCCGAATTACTAAAGTCTCAGGCCGAAGCGAATACGATGAATATCGAATACCTAAACACCAAGGGTTTAGCGGATCAAAAAATTGTGTCGCCAAACGAACTAGCATTGGCCAAGGCCAAGCTGGACAAGGCTAACGCAGAGGTCAAACTCGCCGAAACTCATTTAGGCTTCACCAGTATCAATGCGCCGTTTGAAGGCATCATGGACCATTTGAATGTCAGGACTGGCAGTTTGGTGGAGGAAGGCGCCTTATTAACCACGCTATCGGACATTAGTAAATTGTGGGTGTATTTCAACGTACCTGAAAGCGAATATCTTGATTTCAAATCTCAAAAAGCCGATGAGGCAATAACCAAAGTTAAATTAAGAATGGCTAACGGTAGGGTTTATAATACGGATGGCACCATAGAAACTATTGAGGCGGATTTCGATAATACTGCCGGCAATATCGAATTCCGCGCCACATTCGCCAATCCCGATAAATTGCTCCGTCATGGCGAAACCGGCACGATACTGATGAAAAAACCGTACAAGCATGCGCTATTGATTCCGCAAAAAGCCACCTTCGAAATTCTCGATAAAACCTATGTCTATGTTGTGAAAGACGACGGAAAACTAGAACAAAGACTCGTAAAAATCGGGGCCGAACTGCCCTATTTGTTCATTATCAAAGAGGGCTTGAAAGACGGCGATAAAATCCTACTGGAAGGCTTAAGAAAAGTCCACGCGGGCGATAAAGTGGACATCGATTTAATGCCGCCTGAAAAGGTTCGCTCTGAATTAAAACTCTATACCGAATAA
- a CDS encoding adenylosuccinate synthase has product MGKNVVVIGTQWGDEGKGKLVDLLTEQAAAVVRFQGGHNAGHTLVINGEKTVLHLIPSGVLREGVQCLIGNGVVLSMEALLKEIEILEKSGIPVKNRLQISEACALILPIHVAIDQAREKARGDKAIGTTGRGIGPAYEDKVARRGLRVGDLRNSDEFAARLKELVDFHNFMLVQYYGAEPVDYATLLADTLSLGEVIKPMLTDVGEALYAHQAQGHNVLFEGAQGALLDIDHGTYPYVTSSNTTAGGAATGSGVGPLALDYVLGITKAYSTRVGNGPFPTELLDSYGEHLGVKGHEFGATTGRKRRCGWFDAVSMRKSAQLNSLTGICLTKLDVLDGLDKIGICTAYKIDGVVTDTAPLGADQYAACEAVVEEMPGWSGSTAGITEYGQLPANAKAYIARIEELVGVKVTILSTGPDRNETIVLENPFDA; this is encoded by the coding sequence ATGGGAAAAAATGTTGTTGTCATCGGTACGCAGTGGGGCGATGAAGGTAAGGGTAAACTGGTCGATCTGTTGACCGAGCAGGCCGCCGCCGTCGTTCGGTTTCAGGGCGGACATAACGCCGGCCACACCTTGGTGATCAACGGCGAAAAAACCGTGCTGCATCTGATTCCCTCGGGCGTGCTTCGCGAAGGCGTGCAGTGTTTGATCGGCAATGGTGTCGTGCTCAGCATGGAAGCCTTGCTAAAGGAAATCGAAATTCTGGAAAAGTCCGGCATCCCGGTGAAGAACCGGCTGCAAATCAGCGAGGCCTGCGCATTGATTTTGCCTATCCATGTGGCAATCGACCAAGCTCGCGAAAAGGCCAGGGGCGATAAAGCCATCGGCACCACCGGTCGCGGTATCGGTCCGGCTTATGAAGATAAGGTGGCGCGGCGCGGTCTAAGGGTCGGCGATCTGCGCAATAGCGATGAATTCGCCGCGCGTCTGAAGGAATTGGTGGATTTCCATAATTTCATGCTGGTTCAGTATTACGGTGCCGAGCCGGTCGATTACGCCACGTTGTTGGCAGATACCCTAAGTCTGGGTGAAGTGATCAAGCCGATGCTGACCGATGTCGGCGAAGCACTCTACGCTCACCAGGCCCAAGGCCACAACGTCTTGTTCGAAGGCGCGCAGGGCGCATTGCTGGACATCGACCACGGCACCTATCCTTACGTCACATCCTCCAACACCACCGCCGGCGGCGCGGCCACCGGCAGCGGCGTCGGTCCGTTGGCGCTGGATTATGTGTTGGGGATCACCAAGGCCTACTCCACGCGAGTCGGCAACGGCCCGTTTCCGACCGAATTGCTGGATAGCTACGGCGAGCACCTGGGTGTCAAGGGCCACGAGTTCGGCGCGACCACCGGCCGCAAGCGCCGTTGCGGTTGGTTCGACGCGGTGTCGATGCGTAAATCCGCGCAATTGAACAGTCTGACCGGCATCTGTTTGACTAAATTGGACGTGCTGGACGGCCTGGACAAAATCGGCATCTGTACCGCGTACAAAATCGACGGCGTCGTCACCGACACCGCGCCGCTCGGTGCCGATCAATATGCGGCTTGCGAAGCGGTGGTCGAAGAAATGCCGGGTTGGAGCGGTAGTACCGCCGGCATTACCGAATACGGGCAACTGCCGGCGAACGCCAAAGCGTATATCGCGCGCATCGAAGAGCTGGTCGGCGTAAAAGTGACTATCCTTTCCACAGGTCCCGACCGCAACGAAACCATCGTACTGGAAAATCCGTTCGACGCTTGA
- a CDS encoding efflux RND transporter permease subunit, with translation MFSIFIKRPVMAIVLSLSFLFMGFLAIRTLPVSQFPDIAPPRVTISLSFPGSSADVLVKSSLITIERAINGVPGMKYIVSDATSAGEATIQVLFELGVDPNIAMVNVKTRVDQVMSRLPNLVRLEGVVVNFVQPSMLMYVNLYSKDKNADQKFLFNYAYVNVIPEIQRIYGIAQAQILGARQYAMRIWLNPDRMRAYSVSTEEVMDAISKQSIIGRPGRIGQSTGMAAQSKEYVLIYQGWYNTPEQYADIIIRANSEGEILRLKDIAKVDLDSEFYNIYSDKDSFPSASIVLKQNYGTNATKVIEDVKAKLEELKKSFPEGMDYEINYDVSRFVEASIHKVLHTLGEAFVLVTLVVFLFLGDWRSTLIPILAVPVSLIGSFAVMSAFGLSINLITLFALVLAIGVVVDDAIVVVEAVHAKMEAEHLSPYAASRQVLGEIGGAIVAITLVMVSVFVPIAFMNGPVGVFYRQFSIAMASSIIISAVVALSLAPVLCAMILKNTHGQPKRRTPITLFIDGFNYLFEKVTGRYVKLLDVVVTRRIVTVVVLAAFSFGIFTVDKTLPAGFIPGEDQGMIYAIIQTPPGSTIEVTNKVARQLEEVAEKIDGVQSVSSLAGYEVLTEGRGSNAGTCIINLKDWTQRKVSVEDVIRQLEEKTHDFGAVIEFFQPPAVPGYGAASGLAFRLLDKTTGTDYFQFDKLNQEFMAALRKRPELTGLFTFYAANYPQYELKIDNKLAMQKGVNIDKAMENLDIMIGSTYEQGFIRFNNFFKVYVQALPEFRRFPTDVLNYYVKNDAGEMVPYSAFMTVQPQQGPNELTRYNLYNSAAIRAEPAPGYTSGDAIKAIKEVAKATLPQGFDVAWEGLSFDEAARGNEALVIFVVVLVFVYLVLAAQYESFVLPLVVICSLPAGIFGSFLLLKTMGLANDVYSQVGLVMLVGLLGKNAVLIVEYAVQKQEQGMSVREAAIEAAKARFRPILMTSFAFIAGLVPLAFATGAGAVGNRTIGTSALGGMLFGTVFGVVLIPGLYYIFAKLIEGKRMIKDEDVNPFTETYHYGTQDADE, from the coding sequence ATGTTCAGTATCTTTATTAAAAGACCGGTCATGGCGATCGTGTTGTCGCTTAGTTTCCTGTTCATGGGATTCTTGGCAATCCGCACTCTGCCCGTTTCGCAATTTCCCGATATTGCGCCGCCGCGAGTGACAATATCCCTATCCTTCCCCGGCTCCAGCGCCGATGTATTGGTCAAATCCTCGTTGATTACCATCGAACGGGCGATCAACGGCGTGCCGGGCATGAAATACATCGTCTCCGACGCCACCAGCGCCGGTGAAGCGACGATTCAAGTGTTATTCGAGTTAGGCGTGGACCCGAATATCGCGATGGTCAACGTCAAAACCCGGGTCGATCAGGTGATGAGTCGTTTACCGAATCTGGTGCGTTTGGAAGGCGTGGTGGTCAACTTCGTCCAACCCAGCATGCTGATGTACGTCAACCTGTACAGCAAGGATAAGAACGCTGACCAGAAATTCCTGTTCAACTACGCCTACGTCAACGTGATACCGGAAATCCAGCGTATCTACGGTATCGCCCAAGCGCAGATTTTGGGCGCCCGCCAATACGCGATGCGCATTTGGTTAAATCCGGACCGGATGCGCGCCTATAGCGTTTCGACCGAAGAAGTGATGGATGCGATCTCCAAGCAAAGCATCATCGGCCGTCCCGGCCGGATCGGCCAGAGCACCGGGATGGCGGCGCAATCCAAGGAATACGTGTTGATTTACCAAGGCTGGTACAACACGCCGGAACAGTACGCGGACATTATCATTCGCGCCAATTCGGAAGGCGAAATCCTGCGCTTGAAGGACATCGCCAAAGTCGATTTAGACAGCGAGTTCTACAATATTTATTCGGACAAGGATTCCTTCCCGTCTGCGTCGATTGTGTTGAAGCAAAACTACGGCACCAACGCCACCAAAGTCATCGAAGACGTCAAGGCCAAACTGGAGGAACTGAAAAAGTCCTTCCCGGAAGGCATGGATTACGAGATCAACTACGACGTGTCGCGTTTCGTCGAAGCCTCGATTCACAAGGTCTTGCACACCTTGGGCGAAGCCTTCGTGTTGGTGACTTTGGTGGTATTCCTGTTCCTAGGCGACTGGCGCTCGACTTTGATTCCGATTCTGGCGGTGCCGGTGTCGTTGATCGGCTCGTTCGCGGTGATGTCGGCCTTCGGTTTGTCGATCAACTTGATCACGCTATTCGCGTTGGTATTGGCGATTGGCGTCGTCGTTGACGATGCCATCGTCGTGGTCGAGGCGGTACACGCCAAAATGGAAGCCGAACACTTAAGCCCCTATGCCGCGTCTCGGCAGGTACTCGGCGAAATCGGCGGAGCCATCGTCGCAATCACGTTGGTGATGGTGTCGGTATTCGTGCCTATCGCCTTTATGAACGGCCCGGTCGGCGTGTTTTACCGGCAGTTTTCGATCGCGATGGCCTCATCCATCATCATCTCCGCCGTCGTCGCCTTGTCCTTGGCGCCGGTGTTGTGCGCAATGATCTTGAAAAACACCCACGGCCAACCCAAGCGCCGGACGCCGATTACGCTGTTCATCGACGGATTTAACTATCTGTTCGAAAAAGTTACCGGGCGCTACGTCAAGTTGCTGGACGTCGTGGTTACCCGCCGCATCGTCACTGTGGTGGTGTTGGCTGCATTCTCCTTCGGCATCTTCACTGTGGATAAAACCTTGCCGGCCGGCTTCATCCCCGGCGAAGACCAAGGCATGATCTACGCGATCATTCAAACTCCGCCCGGCTCGACTATCGAAGTCACCAACAAAGTGGCACGACAACTGGAAGAAGTCGCCGAAAAAATCGACGGCGTGCAGTCGGTATCGTCGTTGGCCGGCTACGAGGTTTTGACCGAGGGCCGCGGTTCCAACGCCGGCACCTGCATCATCAATCTAAAGGATTGGACCCAGCGCAAGGTGTCGGTGGAGGACGTAATTCGCCAGCTAGAGGAAAAAACCCACGACTTCGGCGCGGTGATCGAGTTCTTCCAACCACCCGCTGTACCGGGCTACGGCGCGGCATCGGGTTTGGCCTTCCGCTTGTTGGATAAGACCACCGGCACCGATTACTTCCAATTCGACAAACTCAATCAGGAGTTCATGGCCGCGTTGCGCAAGCGCCCGGAATTAACCGGCTTGTTCACCTTTTATGCCGCCAACTACCCGCAGTACGAGTTGAAAATCGACAACAAATTGGCGATGCAAAAAGGCGTGAATATCGATAAGGCCATGGAAAATCTGGACATCATGATCGGCAGCACCTACGAGCAAGGCTTCATCCGCTTCAACAACTTTTTCAAGGTCTATGTGCAAGCCTTGCCGGAGTTTCGCCGCTTCCCGACCGACGTCTTGAACTATTACGTCAAAAACGACGCCGGCGAAATGGTGCCCTACTCGGCCTTTATGACCGTGCAGCCACAGCAAGGCCCGAACGAACTGACCCGCTACAACCTCTACAACTCGGCGGCGATCCGCGCCGAACCGGCGCCCGGCTATACCTCTGGCGACGCGATCAAAGCCATCAAGGAAGTGGCCAAGGCGACTTTGCCCCAAGGCTTCGATGTAGCCTGGGAGGGTTTGTCCTTCGACGAAGCGGCGCGCGGCAACGAGGCGCTGGTGATTTTCGTCGTGGTGCTGGTGTTTGTGTATTTGGTGTTGGCGGCCCAGTACGAAAGCTTCGTGTTGCCGCTGGTCGTGATCTGCTCGTTGCCGGCGGGGATCTTCGGCTCGTTCTTACTGCTGAAGACCATGGGCTTGGCCAACGACGTGTACTCCCAAGTCGGTTTGGTGATGCTGGTCGGCTTGCTCGGTAAAAACGCAGTATTGATCGTCGAATACGCGGTGCAAAAACAGGAGCAAGGCATGTCGGTACGTGAAGCCGCCATCGAAGCCGCCAAGGCAAGGTTCCGGCCGATTCTGATGACTTCGTTTGCCTTCATCGCCGGCCTGGTGCCGCTAGCCTTCGCCACCGGCGCCGGCGCGGTCGGCAACCGTACCATCGGTACCTCGGCGTTGGGCGGCATGTTGTTCGGCACCGTGTTCGGCGTGGTGCTGATCCCAGGCTTGTATTACATCTTCGCCAAACTGATCGAAGGCAAACGCATGATCAAAGACGAAGACGTCAATCCGTTCACCGAAACCTATCATTACGGTACCCAAGATGCTGACGAATAA
- a CDS encoding ATP phosphoribosyltransferase regulatory subunit, producing MQNKDTWLLPEGIGEVLPERAEHLERLRAKLLETFAAWGYRLVIPPFVDFLRSLLTGSAHDLESQTFKLTDPLSGETLGVRADMTPQVARIDAHHLQHPWPNRLCYAGTVLHAVGDPLEKSRSPMQIGAELYGHSGLESDYEAIQLMLEMLAISGIQNVHLDLGHVSIYRGLVELAGLNVAQEAELFDVLQRKAGAELVELVERFPVGDGFKTIFNALPKLNGGQDVLDQAAKLLAGIDANGILAAALADLCGIADRLRRDYPALSLSFDLAELRGYHYHTGIVFAAFVPSLGREIARGGRYDNVGQVFGRARAATGFSADLKVLATFYDVSADAPVRTVFAPYCEDADLRETVRDLRASGVQVIQQLPGQQGGAEDMGCNAILEKQAQCWVVKSLA from the coding sequence ATGCAAAACAAAGACACCTGGCTGCTGCCCGAGGGCATCGGCGAAGTATTGCCGGAGCGGGCCGAGCATCTGGAGAGGCTGAGAGCCAAGTTGCTCGAGACTTTCGCCGCGTGGGGGTATCGCTTGGTGATCCCGCCGTTCGTGGATTTTCTCCGCTCCTTGCTCACCGGTTCGGCCCACGATCTGGAGTCGCAGACCTTTAAGCTGACGGATCCGCTTAGCGGCGAGACGCTCGGAGTAAGGGCCGATATGACGCCCCAGGTCGCCCGAATTGACGCTCACCATTTGCAACATCCGTGGCCGAACCGGCTGTGCTACGCCGGTACCGTATTGCATGCGGTAGGCGATCCGCTCGAAAAGAGCCGCAGCCCGATGCAAATCGGCGCCGAGTTGTACGGCCATTCCGGCCTGGAGAGCGACTACGAAGCCATACAGTTGATGTTGGAGATGTTGGCGATCAGCGGCATCCAAAACGTGCATCTGGATTTGGGCCACGTTTCGATATACCGGGGCTTGGTCGAATTGGCCGGCTTGAATGTGGCGCAAGAAGCCGAGTTGTTCGACGTATTGCAACGCAAGGCTGGCGCGGAGTTGGTCGAATTGGTCGAACGCTTTCCGGTCGGCGACGGATTTAAAACCATTTTTAACGCGCTGCCCAAACTGAACGGTGGTCAGGATGTGCTCGATCAAGCCGCGAAATTGCTGGCCGGTATCGACGCCAACGGCATTTTGGCCGCGGCACTGGCCGATTTGTGCGGGATTGCCGACCGGTTGCGCCGCGACTATCCGGCCTTGTCGCTCAGTTTCGATTTGGCCGAACTGCGCGGCTACCATTACCATACCGGCATCGTATTCGCCGCTTTCGTGCCGTCGTTGGGACGAGAAATTGCTCGCGGCGGACGCTATGACAACGTCGGGCAAGTGTTCGGCCGGGCGCGGGCGGCGACCGGTTTTAGCGCCGATTTGAAGGTACTGGCGACGTTTTACGACGTCAGCGCCGATGCGCCGGTGCGGACAGTCTTCGCGCCCTATTGCGAGGATGCCGATCTGCGCGAGACCGTTCGCGATTTACGGGCGTCCGGCGTTCAGGTAATTCAACAATTGCCGGGGCAGCAGGGCGGGGCCGAAGACATGGGTTGCAACGCGATTTTAGAAAAGCAGGCTCAGTGCTGGGTCGTTAAATCATTGGCTTAA